The following nucleotide sequence is from Cicer arietinum cultivar CDC Frontier isolate Library 1 chromosome 2, Cicar.CDCFrontier_v2.0, whole genome shotgun sequence.
TCATCTTCAGGAAAGACCAATCCATTTGTAAATGACTCCGATGATCTGTCATCAAAGCTGGCTGTGTTGGAGGCTTCAGGTGCTAAAAATTATGTCTTGGTTGCAGCTCCTACGGTATGccatatataaatacaaatacataTGTCGAGTTTTGCTTTCACCGAGTTACCATCTATGACATGAGCTAAGTAGagtcttctctctctctctctttctctctccaGGTTGGTTCGTTTCGAAGAGGTAGAACTGTGAAGGGGAAGAAGCAACCTCCTAACTGTAAAGAGGTATTTGACAATACATGTTCCTCTGTCTATTATTCATTGTAGTGTTTCTTAAGTCATCAGCTTGTTATGTACTTAGAGCACATAATTTAATACTCCCTTTGCATTGGCTTGATGAAAAATCCCAACCATGCATGAGAGGGTGACCAGAACTGAGCTAACATACTGCACAAGAATAGAAAATGTGACGCAGTTTCTTTATAAAATCTCTGCTGTTCTAAAATATGATAACAAGTATTTTTGCTAGGATTGTCGTATTTTTGCATAAACTCAATTGTctgttttcaatttaaaatccACAGGGTGATATAATCAAAGATGGGCAAGTTATAGGGTATTTGGATCAGTTTGGCACTCCACTTCCCGTTAAGGTGATCTTTGTCGATTTCTTTAACTAAGCATCCTTCTTATGTACTGCTCctgactttttttttgttttttgtattaatttcaAATCTTGCAGTCAGGTGTGGCTGGAGAAGTGTTGAAGCTATTCTTTCAGGATGGAGGTATAATGTTTGTGATTTCTAATGAAATACATCGAATTGTTTGATATGGGACTCAAGTATTATGGGTCTTCTCAAATAAGAAAAGTATAATTGTGCTTCCAGTAATTAAATGTAGCAAAAATGATTGACTAAGACTGGAGAAAAATGGTTTGTTGAAATGCCAGGACTTTCATCCTTGCATACTAAAATGTATAGTAGAAAGAATTTTAACTGTCCTACCAATTCTGTGAGCCTAGCTCACTTGGCTTGGACATTAACTTGAAAGTTCCTGTTGAGGGGTTCAACATCCACTTCTTTTTTTTCCTGTCTCTGGCCCACCAAGTAGAGATTTCCAGGTACCATAAACAAAATGTCCAACCAAACCAGGGTATCTTGGATTCTCCAGCAGCAAAGATACTAGCATTTTTCGAGTACTCTGTAAAATTACTGGTGTACCAATGCCTGACTTAATTTCACAAGTTGTCTTCATCCTTGGTTTGCATTTGTTAAATGACGAGAAGTCACATGATATGATATCcatgaaatttttgaattactgcTCACTGTCAACACTCAGACAATATTATAAATGTTTAACTTATAATGGAACTTTGATGATTGACAGTTCACATTTATCGTTCTTCTACTTTAATTGATGGGCATGTCTGAGATACATACTTTTGGTGAATTTATTAGTGTTTTTGCTGTTTAATTTTTACAGAGGCCGTTGGCTATGGAGACCCTATTATTGCTGTCTTACCATCATTCAACAATATCAAGTGAGCCAGCCTTTCCTACTGTTGATGATTAGTTATGCGCCGTTAATTTGTTTGGGAGCTGAGATGTGAATTCAATTTACAGTCCAGTTATTTTTTGTATTCTGTAGCAAATAGCATATCggcaaatttttttaactacaGATTCAGAAATATTGATCTTTGCAATAATATTGAGCTTAATCGGCATTTGAACACGATGGCCATATTTGATATACTAGTTGCACGTGCTTTATATTGTATTAACTATTTCAagttttgttattatttatgaGAGGACATAAGCAAAGCAAAAAGACACACTAGTCATTTTTGTGCCCCAAATATGTGTTCAACATGCTTGGAGATATTTGCAGCAAATTCGAAATATGCTGACATTACTATTTGCTAGCATTTATGGAAAAGGAAATTATGTTGCCTAGGAAAAAGTTGTATTATTCAGTTACCAAAATAAGTTGTATTATTCCATCAAGTCAAGTTCTAAATTCTGGACAGAATGATGTTGGAGATAAATACTATGTGCAGGCCACACCATAgctgacacatacacacctaccTCTCTAACAATCCATTACGATCAGCAATTGCtgattttgaaaatattgtaGATATTTTGCTCATTGGCTGAGAAAGGAAAAtgataaaacatattttatgaaTGAACATTGTAAACAAGATTATACATCAATATTCAGTCTTCTTCTGGACCCAGCTCCTCACTCATCCTTTGAACCAGCATCTCCTTAACTTTGTGCAAGGCATGTTGGAGGTTTTCCAGCTGTATGTATATTTGACACAACTCATGAATCTATCTTCATTTACTTCTTTTAATGTTTCAATAAAATGAATGATTATTATTCCATTATACAAAGCTAAAAGTTGTGAATGCTATACTTTTGGAAACTGTAATCTGTCTGTCAGTTCCATACCTCTTGCGTAGCGAATCTGTTATGTATAAATAGTCCACTATACAGATCAAAACTATCTCTCATGGTGGTTTCCTTCTGCAATTAAGTTGTGATATGTCAATTAATCACATATTGACTATGCCATGCCTAGTAAAGAAAGCTTTACGAGGAAGAATGGGGAAAAAGTTTGAAAACAAAATGATTCAAAGTACCAGTTGAGTAAGTGTCTGAAAGCCCTTTGTATCAATAGTTGTTGACTCAATATTCATTTCTGCCAATGTCCTACCAAAAAAGAATCCCAAAATTGTAGCTACTAAGCATGAACATCAGTAAATGTTTGATTCGAATTTCAGAAGGCAGCTTACCTGCCTATTGTGTGTGTGATAAATTGACTCTTTGCAGCTATTTTATCATGTTCCTCGCATGACATTTGTAGCATCTTACAACCCTGTTAAAAAAGTaggatgaaataattaattgcCTTGAATAAATGTGAGTTACAGTAAATTCTGAGGTTTCCAATTGAAGCTTGAAGAATCTAacagatttatttttaaattgtcatATGGGCGGAGCCTCATCCTAAGCTATATCAGTTATGATCTTACCCATGTGTCATTTTCCTATGAGTTGTGATTAAGTCTTCTACATAAAACGTTTTAAGAATATAGTAATATTGATGTGATATTAAGTTTGTTTGGattgatttatttgaatttatctaCTGATATAAGTACTTGTGAGTTTGTTTCGAGAGCTTAAGAAAATAGCTTATGACAtgttcataagttgttttcaattATTTTCATAAGGTTTTTAGGATAACTTAGGAAAATAGCTTATATGAAATCAGTTCTATtctactttattttatcttttatctttattttatcttttattatctTCTATTCTACATTTACTCCCTCTCGAATAAAATATAAGCAATAGTAGTAGTTGAAAGGTTTATGTATCTAGTTAAAAATTTagtacaaatatatttttgtttatttcattATGGAGAAAGTATCATATAAGTGTTTATGCTATAAGCGCATAATTAAACTGTTTATCTGAAGAACACCTAGCCGGttcataatttttcattttgggGGGAAACTAACTTGACACTTTactatttcatttttcattGGCTGCACAATTAGTTGGAAAGACATTGTGGTTGACGATGAGTTGATATCAAATGAGTAAGGTAACTTACCTCCTCAGCAAAAATATGGAGGAAACTAGAGCAGGTAGCTTCATCACGTATTCTAACTTTATCATACATGAAAGTGAGATCTTTCCACCCATTTTTTCCACTATCTGGTCCAAACATTGGGTGAGTGCAGAGTATATCTGACTCCTCTGGCAGTACCTGTTAGGGAAATATAGGCAGAGAAATATTAAGGTCTGTTTAGATTGACGTAATTGAGCATATTTATTAGCGTAAGTACTCGTGAATCTATTTGTGAGAGCATATGAAAACAATCTATGAAATGTCCataataaagatataatttatttataagcacttaaataagttttttatccAAACAGGGTTTAGTCCGTCCCTGAAACCCTGAAAAGGATTTACCATCCCTTATTTGCTAAAAGGTTTTCGCAAATATGCTTTCAGCAACAATCCAAACATTCAGAAATTATTCTCTTTGACAGATTATGCAGAATTGATATAAAGAGAAACTGGAACAAAAGACAGACTACTTTTTTTGTTGTTCTAACCAAGACAAACACACAttgataaagaaacaaaactagaagaaATGGCCAAAAGGGTATCAAGTAAAAATACAAAAGTACCTGTAATAATAGGTCTCTTGGGTGCTCTTTGACTGAAAGAACATCAACAAATAGTGTTGTTTGTCGCTTAAGACAAGCTAGCGGCATAGACCTAAGAACCTCCGAAAAAGACAGAATAGATGTGCATATGAGTATGACATCGTTGTTGGCCTCAATGAACATTCTAACATCCCTGCAACGTAACGGTGAATAAATATAAAGGtgttcaattttcatttccttatattattaatcaattaaataaagaaacatGATTTACCTGAAAAATTGGATGCCTAATTGGAGGCATGAGTTAGAGTAATCAGTTCGAGAAGTTGCTGTTAGATTGTGACCTTGTTTGATCATAGTCTTAGCAAGAAATTGGCCAAAGGAACCGAATCCAACAATGCCAATTTTCAGAGTTGAAGACTGTGAAGTTGACATGATTGGCTAATAGATGATGTAAAGAAAGGAATATCTTTCGGCGGCGATTTGTGGAAGTAGGCAAATGGAAACCTTTATTACTACAACTGCCAGTCCAAGGTCATTTTCccatttagtttctttttttggaaaaattaattattttagttaaaaaagtgattaaattaattttgttaaatagttttattgattaatttttttgtttaaatattagggGAATAAACTTTAGTAATCTACTAGTTCGGTTTAGAGGTAAGTAATATCTGATAAACAACTATTTCAACTagttttattgattaattaagtTAGTTGTAGTGCTAACTAACTCGTAAAGTATACAAATTGATATGTACCTATGAGGTATCAATTTAGTGATAAAAGATTGATTTTATAACCTCAAGAGACATAATTTAAAGCTCATATGAGAAAgttgtaaaatgatcattaatgtcatagttattaaatataataatggtGAACCTGAGTGTAAGAAAGGATTAATTAGCGTCGAAGAAACAATAAGCCACTAAGATTAGTATAGTGGTAATGGATTTGAGTAGTGTATGGTATGCATGAAGTTTTAGGTTTAAAAAAAAGTGTGGAAGAAATAACAAAGAAAGTTAAAAGAgagtaaatatatttatttattttctttgtaatttttcatctaTTTGTAGTTGCATATCAAATGGAACATAATGTAGCTTACGATCTCTTTCAATTGGCATAGGACAAATTTTGCTTTTAGCAAATGTTCTTTGTATAAGTCTTTGTTGTTGCACCACCAACACTGATGCCTTTGTCTCAAAATCCTGTGAAGCAAGCATGTCTCCAATGAGTCCTAGTTCAGGACATTCACTCCATTCTTCATACCCTTTAAGCAAAGCAGATTCTGAATGTTCCCTTCCTACCATTACCAAATCAAAACAATCTATCCATTTTCTAATACTTACAGACATTTCTATCCCATCTTTCATAACTTCATCAATAGTCTTAAACCTACGATTTCCAAAATGTAAGTGTCTATATTCGTCTATAAGATCGCTCTCGCGTCTTCTTTCTATTGAATTTTCTGATCCGAATTGAAGGTACCGTACCACTGTTACCTTCACATTTTCATGTCTAGACATTCTTGAACTATAAGCTAGTGCTTCTATATCATCTAAGCCGCCAATGAAGAACACACCTACACGGCATGCTGCTGCTGATGATGATAATGTTGGTGTCGAAAACAATTGTGTGGTATTTCTACTACCTCTATCAACTAGGATTCCGACCGAACATGGTGCCATTTCAAGAACTTTTATGTTCATGTATTGAATGGATTTCTTTGTTATTTCAACACTACCATCTATCTCCCATTTCTTGTGAAAAGGAAGAATCAAAATGTTGGCTATTCTGTCAATTGCTATACGAAAAACATCATCGGACATTGTTTCATAATTTGAGATTGAAGTAAATAATTCCACGGACGCATACCCTTTGTTCTGTTGTACATATTGGTGAAATGCATTGTTGATATGAGTTGATTTTGATGCGGTGTACCGTAGGAGATTGTGCGGCTGGTGAGCGAAGAGAAGAGGTCTAGATCTTCCTATAAGCTCTACTAGGATAAGAGCTATCACTCTAACATTGCTCTCTGCACTAGCATCAGATGCTTCCAATAGGTTCATCATTGTTGGGATGTTTTCATGCTTGTGAATGCAAACCATGATGTGAAAATCCAAATCTTCTTTTGTATGTTGAATGGAACTTCTTGTTATGGGATGATTTTGTTTGGTAGGATCATACAGGACTTTTACAAGGGGTGTTATAATAGCATTTATCACTATAATAGAAAACACTGCCAAAGAGAATTCTTGCTCTGATAGTATCTGCCATAGAGAAAAACAAGAggttatgttaattttttagttaaccAATCAATGAAGAAATGTACATAGATTTTTCAAGATTGGAATTTGATAATCTCAATGACTAAACaatcattttctttattcaGTTTAGTTTTCAAATATATCTCATGTAAGTTAGTTTGGTCTTCAAGTTTGTCTTTTGTTAATCAGATTAGTCCAAAAGTGACAGCATCACACATTTAAATAACCAAatgaaatacaataataattgtACCTCATTTCCCTTCCATAGATTATAAACAACAAGTTCTGATATGCCCTTTGCATTTAGAATGAGTCCTATCACAAAGCATTCCTTCAAAGGTATATTATTGTAATATCCTGACAAGATAACAGCTCCTATCTTAACCACAACAGAGACAGTCACAACAGTGCACACAATCCACATTGTCTTGCAATCAATTTGGAAGAGATTCGTTTCTAATCCACTAATAGCAAGGTAAGTTGGATAAAAGAAATCATAACATAATGTCTCCATTTTAGTAATCAAATTTGTTCCTAAAGGTGGTCCTACTGGAATAGCCAATCCTAAAAGTAATGGTCCCATAATATAATGTTGTCCAATAATTTCACTAAAAAATCCAGTTATCAAAACAAAGACATAGATACAAATAATGAACCATTCTCTAACAAGCTTTTCACCACAGAATTTCTTAGAGATCTTTATTAGTATTGGTCTCATTACATATATAATGCCAACAAAGAGTGTAACTATAGATAATATGATCCATGTAAATGTCACTATGTTACCACCCTTATTTTGCATCAATGCAAAGATAATTGTTGTCAATATAAAGCCTGCAATATCACAAAACATTGCTGCTGACATGGCTAACCGGCCGATATCGGTGTTTAGGATCTTAAGCTCTGTGAGGAGGATAGCTATGACAACAAAAGCAGTGAAGGATTGTGATAAAGCTATTAATGGAAGGGAAATTGAAAGACTCTTGTTCATGGAAACATGATTAATCATGAACATGGACAAACCAGTTGGAATTGCCATTGTGAATGTGAATACAGAAAGACCTATAGTCATGGCCTTTTTTTCATGCTTCAACAATGAGGCAGGATCCATCTTCACACCTATTATGAAGAAGTAAAACATAACTCCAAATGCTGCAGATGTTTCAATTATCATTGATCCTTTGAGAGGAAATAATGCATTTGCTAACTTGACCTTTTTGTGTCCAAGAAATGTTGGCCCAATTAGTACTCCACCCTGTTCACATAATGAATTTCTTACATTTACACAAGAtacacaaatttaatttatatataaaggaATTATGTACTGTTAAatgttatataattataattgtttgactttTATCGTAATTGCTTCTAAAGTCACACATATGATTGGTTGTCATGTGCTTACATCATAAACTTTTTACATTGACTAAACTCTAAGACACAATACTACCTTTATCTAGATATAAGACTCAGTTGACTAAATTgtaggaattaaaaaaatttattgtagtattaaatttgttgaaaatttGCATTGTTTTACTAATTTACATTTGAAGTGAGAGAGTTAGTTTATCTttttactataatatttattatatattggagaaaaatatgtaatattattagGGAGAAGTTAGTAAGTAAATAATTAgtatgattaattttattttaaaatatctttaaaaaaagaCAGTAAAAATCTCACGGATATCATATTTAGAGATAGTATCAAATATTGTTTGAATATACTTATCAAAGTTTCTTCACTTGTTTGTAATAACAAAAATGTCTTTTGCTTTACATTATATTTGAACTAgaatatttattactatttaacaTTTAGAGTTTAATTGAAACGTATTAttggtataaaaaaatttacatttcacCACAAATATTTGAAGAGATATTTTAAGAACTAATACCAAAAGTGATAATGATTGATTATTATAAATGAATGAATGCATACGTAAAATCTTTTACACCGGCTATCTAtgaaaattaaatcataataaagCTTATTACTCGGTGGTTATATATAATGCATCAAATTTGATAATagtattatataatatattcaaaaatattataatatatgatatgttGGTTCAATGGTAAGaatattaagtttaaattttcttAAGAAAAGTTGTAAAATGATGTTAGTGTCActttaatcaataaattttttatcctttttcaatcttttaaaaaaaatattaatattatataatgaaTAAAACAAAGTAGTAAAATATATAGGGTAGAGAAAGCTTACAAGAATTCGAGATACAATGGATGATTGACCAAGGGGTTTGAGAAAAAGATTGACACATTGAGAGACAATGGCAATCAAAGAATATTGCATTAAGAAAAGAGAATTTGGGTTATTAAGAGGGTTGGATGAGTGCCATATATCAAAACGTTCATTATTGGGAGGATGGCACACCAAAGTGTAGTTTCTTGATTCAGAACTCATATATATGAATGTAAGGGGAACAATTAATCAAAgctaatatattttcatttatttttttctctttcttttagtagtttttttttcctAGCTAGAAGAAGAAAGATATGTAAGGTTAAAGAGAGAGTTGTAAAGCTATTGAAActtagagaagaaaaatgagagGGTGGCcttgtattttgaaattcaattattttttaatggttTGCATTCAAGTAAGGTGGTTATGGTTCACACTAGGTTGTAAAGTAGCAATCTATATTTGTACATGTCATACTAATATGCACATATATCTATTTATACTAAATCTCCTTTTGCATTTCCttgagaataatataattattaaaaaaaaaaatttaccttcTTAATCTACTTTAGAAAATTCAATAGAGTAGTTATACAcctatacttttaatttttatatttttttaatatttttttttctttctatgacattattaatatattacatttatcatattattatcTCTATTTCTATCTCTCAATGTATTCGAGTGTCTTTTGATAATTTTCCAATTCAATATGAGTTGTTTTTAAAACAATCACAAAGATTGTTCAAAActttttaaatgattataaaatataagagGCTTTTGAAATTATAGGCTATACGaggaaataatatttataaggtCTGTTTGATTGATATAACtgaaataaattatcataatatATGAATAGTGTCGGATGAACCAACATGATATAACAAGTTAATTCAAAATTCTATTATATTTTGTCTCTCTAGTTGTAATTTTTATCCTGATTATGAGCTGAGTTAAAAATTGACAGGATatgataaaaaaacaataatttattcaattatctttataaaatataatttaaaatatcaaattaaaatataataaaatataaatataaaaacaatttataaaatataatgtaaaatataaaaatataaatctattcaaatataaatataaaaataattaataaaatttgatcttAAACTTAAAAacgaaatattaataaataatttaaaaaatgtttatgattttatcacaaGGATAGTTTTgccttttatataatttaataaattagcattcaaaattattaaaaaatacaaataaaaattaattgaaattttaaactgaatataatttgtttacaaagaTATTTCtgtcatttacatataatatatatgaaatctttatttatattctaaaaaataaaatagaattatttagttactcgtgatattttttaaaatttaaattatttatttaacagTGTCAATGAATAGttttaaacataatattatttcattacgtatttaattttttagtattttttttgttagtttataatatttaaaatatgataaattaatttttttaaaaactaatatataattattcacaatagtaattttgttacttaaatataatatacattATATTAATGAGATGTATCAaatacatgataaaataaaaatttattatcttaATAATTATTACCTGTGTATCAACATtgaatatgataatattttttatatcaatatcatattatatttttattcagtTTTATAGGACCCATAATGATTTTGTGTGTCATTGATTTTTGTCTTCTCAAGCTATGGAAATTTGGAAATGCAATTCGTACAAGTTGTTACGATGAAGAtgtacatttatttttttgttgactCATTTTCCAAATGAAGTGAAAAGGTGTCCAAGTTGTTATCTTCTAGATGtctttttcattgtttttttttcttcttctttgaatCAGATGATATTCATATATATGATGATTCTTAAAAAAAAGTAGATGGAATCTTTTTGTCTTCTATCATATTTACGTTTATGTTcctctaaatcaaattcaagTTTTTATTCTATGAAGAGTGCGCACCATATGCAAAGTTATCAATGGCGGAGCTTGACTAAATAGTTTGGGGTGGCCGacataaaattacaatatgtataaagcaaataatattatatagcaaaaaaataagttataaaaaGCATAATTAACTTGAAATCGTCAATAATAGACTGAGAAGTGAGAACTGATACTTGCAGCTAAATTTAAAGAGTTGAATTCTAAAACATGCATctattatttatgtttctttattCTAAATCAGCAAAACTAGCAATTTAGAAAACAAATTTAGTAAACAAAATCAGCAAACAGGCAACCATCATTCTAAATATGTCAAATATCTTGTTCAATAAACATAGCaacaacaattcaaattaaccaaTTTAGCAACAACCATTTAGTCATCATTCTAATCGAGCGGCCAACAATTTAACAAATCATTCTAAAATCAGCAACTTAGTAGTTAAACAATTTAGCCATCATTATAAACAAGCAGCCAATAATTTAGCAAATCATTCTAAAATCAGCAATTTAGCCATCATTCTAATCAGACAACCAACAATTTAGCAAATCAttctaaaatcaacaatttaacaatttaaCAATTTATACATAGTTCTAAACAGACAGCCGACAATTTAGCAAATCATTCTAAAGAGACAACCAACACTTTAGCAATTTAACACTTTAGCAAATCAGCAAACACCTTGTATGCAACAACACTTTAGCAATTTAGCAAAAGCACAAACACCTTGTATGCAACAAAAATCAGCAAATCAGCACAAACATTGTTCAAACTCCTTTTCAAACACCTTGTTAAGAAAATCAGGAAAATCAACAAATCAACAAATTCCAAACCTTAGAAGTTTTGACGAAGAATGGCCGAGGCAAGGCGAGACGAGTCTGAGGCGAGCTGAAGCGAAACGAGTCCGAGGCAAGGCGGGGCGAGGCCGAGACGAGCTGAAGCGAGGCAAGGCATCAACAACACAAGATGGCAAGAGGGTGGAATCGTGAATCGAGATAGATGAAGACTGGATCTGAATCTGAAAGAGAGGAAGAGAGACTGGATCTGAATCTGAAAGAGAGGAAGAGAGACTAAACCtataattttggtttttttttggGGTGGCAGCGACCACCCCCTGTCCCTACCAAGCTCCGCCACAGACTATTAGTTGCGGTGCCGCTTTCGCACTTCTGGACAACTTtgaagatacttttaattaccaatgtttgaatttgaattaccACAATTATGATTATCTTATATAGTTGACTACATGACTAAGAgagactagctaccccgatgactcatcgtcaataaaagaggcAACACTAActtgttgttattattgttaggaatacttgttaatttttttttttttgaaatatataaagaaaatcatgttcatttcttataaaaaaaaattgagtgacTAGGAGTCTTATTTGGCATCACTGTTGGAGTTGTTAATGGTTTATGTGGCATGAATATTAGGTTGGagtgtattttgaaactatGTGAAAATATTTGACCTCTTTCATTATGTTTATGTACTTTAGTTCTTGATTTCTAAGAAATTGTTGATGATACGAATTCTTATGTGTATCTCTATTTGAAATTCATAAGGGtatgaaataattgaaaaattgctcTCTCTTTCTTACTTAAGGGAAATTTGttgagaaattgataatattatttaattttttttagagagtAAAACTAGAAAGTATTTGTCCTCTTTCACTATGTTTATGTACTCTAGTTCTTGATTTCTAAGAAATTGCTCATGATACGAATTCTTATGTGTATCTCTATTTGAAATTCACGAGGAtatgaaataattgaaaaattgctcTCTCTTTCTTACTTAAGGGAAACTTGttgagaaattgataatattatttaattttttttagagaataaAACTTGAAAATTATTGTTTGAGAAATTAGTTGGAGTTAACCATCTATTTGGCATA
It contains:
- the LOC101505291 gene encoding arogenate dehydrogenase 1, chloroplastic-like isoform X1, with protein sequence MSTSQSSTLKIGIVGFGSFGQFLAKTMIKQGHNLTATSRTDYSNSCLQLGIQFFRDVRMFIEANNDVILICTSILSFSEVLRSMPLACLKRQTTLFVDVLSVKEHPRDLLLQVLPEESDILCTHPMFGPDSGKNGWKDLTFMYDKVRIRDEATCSSFLHIFAEEGCKMLQMSCEEHDKIAAKSQFITHTIGRTLAEMNIESTTIDTKGFQTLTQLKETTMRDSFDLYSGLFIHNRFATQELENLQHALHKVKEMLVQRMSEELGPEED
- the LOC101505291 gene encoding arogenate dehydrogenase 1, chloroplastic-like isoform X2 gives rise to the protein MSTSQSSTLKIGIVGFGSFGQFLAKTMIKQGHNLTATSRTDYSNSCLQLGIQFFRDVRMFIEANNDVILICTSILSFSEVLRSMPLACLKRQTTLFVDVLSVKEHPRDLLLQVLPEESDILCTHPMFGPDSGKNGWKDLTFMYDKVRIRDEATCSSFLHIFAEEGCKMLQMSCEEHDKIAAKSQFITHTIGRTLAEMNIESTTIDTKGFQTLTQLKETTMRDSFDLYSGLFIHNRFATQEVWN
- the LOC101500398 gene encoding cation/H(+) antiporter 15-like, which encodes MSSESRNYTLVCHPPNNERFDIWHSSNPLNNPNSLFLMQYSLIAIVSQCVNLFLKPLGQSSIVSRILGGVLIGPTFLGHKKVKLANALFPLKGSMIIETSAAFGVMFYFFIIGVKMDPASLLKHEKKAMTIGLSVFTFTMAIPTGLSMFMINHVSMNKSLSISLPLIALSQSFTAFVVIAILLTELKILNTDIGRLAMSAAMFCDIAGFILTTIIFALMQNKGGNIVTFTWIILSIVTLFVGIIYVMRPILIKISKKFCGEKLVREWFIICIYVFVLITGFFSEIIGQHYIMGPLLLGLAIPVGPPLGTNLITKMETLCYDFFYPTYLAISGLETNLFQIDCKTMWIVCTVVTVSVVVKIGAVILSGYYNNIPLKECFVIGLILNAKGISELVVYNLWKGNEILSEQEFSLAVFSIIVINAIITPLVKVLYDPTKQNHPITRSSIQHTKEDLDFHIMVCIHKHENIPTMMNLLEASDASAESNVRVIALILVELIGRSRPLLFAHQPHNLLRYTASKSTHINNAFHQYVQQNKGYASVELFTSISNYETMSDDVFRIAIDRIANILILPFHKKWEIDGSVEITKKSIQYMNIKVLEMAPCSVGILVDRGSRNTTQLFSTPTLSSSAAACRVGVFFIGGLDDIEALAYSSRMSRHENVKVTVVRYLQFGSENSIERRRESDLIDEYRHLHFGNRRFKTIDEVMKDGIEMSVSIRKWIDCFDLVMVGREHSESALLKGYEEWSECPELGLIGDMLASQDFETKASVLVVQQQRLIQRTFAKSKICPMPIERDRKLHYVPFDMQLQIDEKLQRK